GCACCATGGCCTTCGTAGGGATTCCTGATTCCAGCGCGCGTTGAATGACGCGACTGCCGACCAGGCCTGTCCCGCCGGTTACCAACAGTTTTTCTTCTGATGCCACGGTCATAGCCGGTATCCTGATTCAGAGTTTAGGGATGAGAATCTCACTGGCCACATTCAGGATTTTCTCGTTTGAGTGCATCAACGATTTTGGTTGAACGGGAGCCCTGCCCTTTAATGTGAAAAGTGCGTGCCGTATCAGAACTGTGTTCGATGTTGATTTGCAGTAAATCGCGAGGCAAGACTTCCGCGACCTTGTCAGCCCATTCAATCAGGCAGATGCCGTCTGAGTACAGCAGGTCATCGGCACCAAGCTCCAGGAATTCATCGGTATCCTGCAAGCGGTAAGTATCGAAGTGATACAGCGGAAGGCGTCCCTGGTATTCCTGGATCAGAACAAACGTCGGGCTGTTGACCTCGGCGCGATCCACTCCCAGCGCAGCTGCGATTGCCTGGACCAGACGGGTTTTCCCTGCACCTAAATTACCATTTAGGGCAATAACGGTTCCTGGTTCAAGTCGTTGTGCCAGCATGGTTCCCAGGCGTTGGGTCTCTGTTTCACTGGTTGATTGAAAGGTCCACTCTGAAGCAGTGTCCAAGGAATGTTCTCTCTGAATAGTTTGCAAAAAAGTCGATGTGATATCGCAGGTATAGCTTTTTTCTGACGAAATCACAATACAAGCTATTTTCAGAGTGGGATGAAAAAAGTAATAAAAACAGGCAGACAGTCTTATGAACCTGATTCCCAAATTCCTGTCTGGCTCTGTAGAATAGAGTCTGCTTTCAAATCGAACTCCCGCCTTGAAGTTATACCAGAAATGTCTCACGCCTATCGTTGTCTGATCTGTCTCACGCTGACCCACATTATCGTTGATGCTTCGGCGATTATTGTGGGTCCCTTGTGGGGTGAGTTAAAACGTGTGCATTCATTAACCGAGAACACCTTGTTCATGGTGCTGACCATTCATGCGCTTGCATCCTCTCTCGCGCAGCCGGTCTTTGGATATCTGCGCGATCGCTATCCGATCAAATCCATATTGTGGCTGGGCCCATTACTGGGGGCGGCTCTGATGCCGATGGTCGGGCCGGCAAACAGCTTGATTGTATTGAGCGTGGCACTGTTGCTGGGAGGGATTGGCATTGGTTCCTTTCATCCCGAAGCAGCAGTGATCGCAGGTTCTTTGATACCGGAACGCCGCACACGAAGTCTATCGTTATTTATGTTTGGCGGCGCCATGGGGCTGGCACTCGGGCCATTGATTTGTGGTGCGATTGTTTCGACCTGGGGTCTGTCCAGTATCTGGGTGTTGGCGCCCTTGTATTCCGGACTGATTCTGTTGCTGTACCATTTGGGAAAGCCGCCTGCTGCCCTGTTTGAACGAGATCGGAAAAAGCCGGTACAGTCACTGTCGCAGATGCTGGAAGGACGCGTCTTTTTAGCGTTCTTTCTGTTTCTGGTCTGTTCGCTCAGGCTGGTACCGAATATGGCGATGGATAAACTGATTTCCTTCATTCTTGAAAAACAGGGCGCGTCTGCGTTTGAGATTGGAATGACGCAATCGGTGTTTCTGTTTTCTGCCAGTGCCGGAATGTTGCTCATGGCGTTCCGTTTCAAGTCGGGCCATGAAAAAGCATTTATGATTGCCTGTCCGTTGTTGGGGATTCCGTTAATGTTTGTGCTGGGGTGGGAAGGTTGTCCGACTTGGCTCATGACGCTTCTCCTGATTCCCAGCGGCTTGATTTTGTGGGGGACCAGCCCGGCGATGGTTTCCTATTCACATCAACTGTTTCCCAATGGGGGCGGAGTGGCTTCGGCGATTACGATGGGAATGGCCTGGGGCGGAGGCGGGATGATCCAGGCCAAAATTACGAGTCACTTTGTGGCTCTGGATGTTCCGCATCAGGCGTTTCATGCCATCATTCCCTGTCTGATTCTGGCGACGCTCGGCACGCTGTTCCTGCCAGCATTGGCAACACGAACACAACCTCAGACTGAAGTGGTAGAGGCTACTTAAGCAGTGCCGGCTTTTCATCTCTGTGAATGTGGTTTTATCTGATAGCATCAAGCCTGTCAGGAATCAGTCCTGTTGCACGAAGTTGTACAGAGAAATCAGGCTGACTGATTTCTCCTGATGCAACTCCCATTCAAACAGTTTGGATACAGAGATTTGTATCATGCGGAACAGTGTCAACGAAGCAAGTGGGAAGTTTCAGGAAGTGGCTGTGATAGTCAGTGATCCTTCTTTGAAGCGGCATCGAAGCGGAACGAAAACAACTGCTCATCGGAAACTGAATAAAGGGAGGTCCATGTTTGGTCCTTTAAAAACAGGAGTTTTGAATAGTGAATCGATTAACAGGTTATGGCGTATGCACTATAAAAAAACGAGTCACTCGCGCGCGCGACGCTAAACCCGCAATTTAAGGAGTGGGATGAGGGAGTCAAGAGGTAAATCAAAGCCCTGTTTCTAAGGTGTTTTCGAGGGTTAAAAAAGATTTCCGCGTCAATGAGATGTTCTTTTCCAGCAGATCTGCGAGAAGAATTTTGATAAATTCAGTGAAAAATATTTCTCAAAGTGGGAGATTTCAGACTCCTGAAATCGAGCTGGCACAAGATGTGGTATGTCAAAGATTGAATGAGAAAATTTTCGCTCAAAATGATCGATTCGCTGGACAGCCTGATTTCAGGTTACTAAGATCCGCTCACTCAAGTGATTTGGAATGATTCATGAAACAAACATTTGAGACTACTGAGTTTTTTTCAGTACGAAACGGACCGAAGGAACGGACCGCTAAAAGAGAATGGATTCTATTTCTATTCGTTCGACAGGGGGGAATTTCATCCGCTCGAACGCACTTCTTTGGCGCGTCTTTCTGTAGTTTGCTTCCGCCGGTCTGTTACTTTGGGGAGTTCCCGTTTTATCCCCGGAATATTTTTTGACCGCACAGGAAGTGCATTGAAGTGAAGGATGGAACCATGTCTAAAAAGCCCTTGATCGGAATTACCGGAGACTATCGCGCTGAGCAAAAAGAAGCACAGGCGTTGAGCTGGTTTTATACCGGCTATTATGATTCGGTAACCGATGCTGGCGGGATTCCCGTGATGATTCCGCCATTGGCCGATGACGACGACTTAAAACAGTTTTTAGAACAACTCGATGGTCTTGTGCTTTCAGGATGTACTCTGGACCTCGATCCCATTCGTCTGGGATTTGAAAAACATCCCGCGTCACGGGCGATGCCTCTGCGACGTGAAGACTTTGATCGCCGGATTTGCACCATGGCAATGGAAAAGAAGATGCCGATTTTGGCAATCGGTTCCGGCATGCAGATGATGAATGTGATCAGTGGCGGAACACTGCATCAACATGTAATCGAAGATGTTGCCGGTGCGATGTATCACCGTGATGCAGTCGAATCCAATCTACGACATATTATCAATATTGTCCCCGGAACACGGGTTGACAAAATGTACGGACCGGGTGAAATTCGGGTTAACAGCCAACATCATATGGCCGTGAATTATATTTCGAAAATGTTTGTGGTTTCAGCGACTGCC
This window of the Gimesia fumaroli genome carries:
- a CDS encoding gamma-glutamyl-gamma-aminobutyrate hydrolase family protein; amino-acid sequence: MSKKPLIGITGDYRAEQKEAQALSWFYTGYYDSVTDAGGIPVMIPPLADDDDLKQFLEQLDGLVLSGCTLDLDPIRLGFEKHPASRAMPLRREDFDRRICTMAMEKKMPILAIGSGMQMMNVISGGTLHQHVIEDVAGAMYHRDAVESNLRHIINIVPGTRVDKMYGPGEIRVNSQHHMAVNYISKMFVVSATAPDGVIEAIEVPDEDWFCVGVQWHPQNHSASALDMQVFENFLTACEEPEPQILQMPVRKAA
- a CDS encoding MFS transporter, encoding MSHAYRCLICLTLTHIIVDASAIIVGPLWGELKRVHSLTENTLFMVLTIHALASSLAQPVFGYLRDRYPIKSILWLGPLLGAALMPMVGPANSLIVLSVALLLGGIGIGSFHPEAAVIAGSLIPERRTRSLSLFMFGGAMGLALGPLICGAIVSTWGLSSIWVLAPLYSGLILLLYHLGKPPAALFERDRKKPVQSLSQMLEGRVFLAFFLFLVCSLRLVPNMAMDKLISFILEKQGASAFEIGMTQSVFLFSASAGMLLMAFRFKSGHEKAFMIACPLLGIPLMFVLGWEGCPTWLMTLLLIPSGLILWGTSPAMVSYSHQLFPNGGGVASAITMGMAWGGGGMIQAKITSHFVALDVPHQAFHAIIPCLILATLGTLFLPALATRTQPQTEVVEAT
- the tsaE gene encoding tRNA (adenosine(37)-N6)-threonylcarbamoyltransferase complex ATPase subunit type 1 TsaE, whose amino-acid sequence is MDTASEWTFQSTSETETQRLGTMLAQRLEPGTVIALNGNLGAGKTRLVQAIAAALGVDRAEVNSPTFVLIQEYQGRLPLYHFDTYRLQDTDEFLELGADDLLYSDGICLIEWADKVAEVLPRDLLQINIEHSSDTARTFHIKGQGSRSTKIVDALKRENPECGQ